One part of the Planctomycetaceae bacterium genome encodes these proteins:
- a CDS encoding DUF1559 domain-containing protein: MRNPRHSIRQRGFTLIELLVVIAIIAILIALLLPAIQNAREAARRTQCRNNLKQIGLAVHNYVDIATVLPPSACVDTDVTSTGNNGSWGVHGRILPFLDQSNLYNAVDLTQAWDFQQAIDGLKIPAYSCPSDPKSDQARNAGAGRPILYPTTYGFNFGTWFVFDPQTGRGGDGAFFPNSRISMAHFVDGTSNTLLAAEVKAWTAYRRNGGPPSVNVPVSLAEAEAAVASGAEFKDTGHTEWPDGRVHHQGITTTLVPNATLNCSTGSSTVDCDYNSWQEGKNGRNGSPSYAIITSRSYHTGSVIAAMVDGSVRSVSDNIDAAVWRSLGTRAGGEVTGEF; encoded by the coding sequence TGCGCAACCCACGGCATTCTATCCGCCAGCGAGGTTTTACTCTGATCGAATTGCTGGTGGTGATCGCAATTATCGCGATTCTCATCGCGCTGCTGCTGCCGGCCATCCAGAACGCTCGCGAGGCTGCTCGCAGAACGCAGTGCCGAAACAATCTGAAACAGATCGGACTGGCTGTTCACAACTACGTTGATATTGCGACCGTGCTGCCGCCCAGCGCCTGTGTCGATACGGACGTGACCAGCACCGGCAACAACGGGTCATGGGGAGTTCACGGCCGAATTCTGCCGTTTTTGGATCAAAGCAATCTGTACAACGCGGTTGACCTGACGCAGGCCTGGGATTTTCAGCAGGCCATTGACGGACTCAAGATCCCCGCGTACTCCTGTCCCAGCGACCCGAAAAGTGATCAGGCCCGCAACGCCGGTGCCGGTCGTCCGATCCTGTACCCGACCACATACGGCTTCAACTTCGGCACCTGGTTTGTCTTCGATCCGCAGACCGGCCGCGGCGGCGACGGAGCGTTTTTTCCGAACTCGCGAATCAGCATGGCCCACTTTGTGGACGGAACCAGCAACACTCTGCTTGCCGCCGAAGTCAAAGCCTGGACGGCCTACCGTCGCAACGGCGGGCCTCCGTCCGTGAACGTGCCGGTGTCGCTGGCCGAAGCCGAAGCCGCTGTTGCCAGTGGTGCGGAATTCAAAGACACGGGCCACACCGAATGGCCGGACGGGCGAGTCCACCATCAGGGAATCACCACGACTCTGGTCCCCAACGCAACGCTGAACTGTTCGACCGGCTCATCTACGGTCGACTGCGACTACAACTCCTGGCAGGAAGGCAAGAACGGACGCAACGGCAGCCCCAGCTACGCGATCATCACATCGCGCAGCTATCACACCGGAAGCGTGATCGCCGCCATGGTCGACGGTTCCGTTCGGTCGGTGTCGGACAACATCGATGCAGCGGTGTGGCGAAGCCTGGGAACTCGCGCCGGTGGTGAAGTCACCGGCGAGTTTTAG
- a CDS encoding 3-deoxy-7-phosphoheptulonate synthase class II, with the protein MKDVWTPDSWQSKLAQQQPVYSDESAVVAVLQTLAKLPPLVTAWEVDRLRRQLGDAAAGKAFVLQGGDCSESFDDCNATVILRKLKVLIQMSLVLICGSKQKIVRIGRIAGQYAKPRSANTETRDGVELPSYRGDIVNRSGFTEDERRPNPELMLRAYERAALTINYIRALSEGGFADLHHPENWDLEFVRNTPGSRKYQQLLDALSDSIRFMEAVSSGELEQLTRVDFFTSHEGLHLLFEQALTRTDQRQRGWYNLSTHLPWIGDRTRAIDGAHVEYFRGIRNPIAVKVGNTIAGDELVDLVRVLNPENIPGRLTLIHRFGAEKIASRLPLLASALKKAGSNVLWSCDPMHGNTQSTRTGLKTRSFDDITSELITAFRIHNECGTRLSGIHLELTGEDVTECVGGPANLTESDLHRDYRSQVDPRLNYEQAMEIAFLIAEQMR; encoded by the coding sequence ATGAAAGACGTGTGGACTCCCGATTCATGGCAATCAAAGCTGGCTCAGCAGCAGCCCGTCTACAGCGACGAGTCAGCAGTCGTGGCGGTGCTGCAGACTCTGGCGAAGCTTCCTCCGCTGGTTACGGCGTGGGAAGTTGACCGCCTGCGCCGTCAGCTTGGCGACGCCGCCGCGGGAAAGGCGTTCGTGCTGCAGGGCGGCGACTGTTCGGAAAGCTTTGATGACTGCAACGCCACCGTCATTCTGCGGAAGCTGAAAGTCCTGATTCAGATGAGCCTGGTGCTGATCTGCGGGTCGAAGCAGAAAATCGTTCGCATCGGCCGCATTGCCGGACAGTATGCGAAGCCGCGGTCCGCCAACACGGAGACTCGCGATGGCGTCGAACTGCCCAGCTACCGCGGCGATATCGTCAACCGCAGCGGCTTTACCGAAGACGAACGGCGGCCCAACCCCGAACTCATGCTTCGCGCGTACGAACGAGCCGCGCTGACGATCAACTACATCCGGGCTCTCAGTGAAGGAGGATTCGCCGACCTGCATCATCCGGAAAACTGGGATCTGGAATTCGTCCGCAACACGCCGGGATCGCGCAAGTATCAGCAGTTGCTGGACGCGCTGAGCGATTCGATCCGGTTCATGGAAGCCGTGTCGTCCGGCGAGCTGGAACAACTGACGCGAGTGGACTTCTTCACATCCCACGAAGGGCTGCATCTTTTGTTTGAACAGGCGCTGACTCGCACCGACCAGCGGCAGCGAGGCTGGTACAACCTGAGCACTCATCTGCCGTGGATCGGCGACCGCACGCGCGCGATCGACGGAGCTCACGTCGAATACTTTCGCGGCATCCGCAACCCCATCGCGGTCAAGGTCGGCAATACCATCGCCGGCGACGAACTGGTTGATCTTGTCCGCGTGCTGAATCCCGAAAATATCCCCGGCCGCCTGACGCTGATCCACCGATTCGGCGCGGAAAAGATTGCGTCGCGGCTGCCGCTGCTGGCTTCGGCCCTGAAGAAAGCCGGCTCGAATGTGCTGTGGAGCTGCGATCCGATGCACGGCAATACTCAGTCAACTCGCACCGGCCTGAAGACGCGTTCCTTCGACGACATCACGTCCGAACTGATCACCGCCTTCCGAATTCACAACGAATGCGGAACACGTCTGAGCGGCATTCATCTGGAACTGACCGGAGAAGATGTCACCGAATGCGTCGGCGGTCCGGCCAACCTGACGGAATCCGACCTGCACCGCGACTACCGCAGCCAGGTGGACCCGCGACTGAACTACGAACAGGCAATGGAAATCGCGTTTCTGATCGCCGAACAAATGCGATAA
- a CDS encoding ATPase domain-containing protein, protein MTKIARQSTGIDRLDAALGGGLIPGTLTVVMGATGIGKTQLGISYAHAGTAQEGEPGIIFDLTTRGDSQNQHEYALNMRDWKLRQRQLVDRIDPAIVWDAADIRSDYLHVFHRGGRRVTIGDMQPEEWQEFKADLMRRLDQTIAFFYGNFVHGVRRCVIDGVEPTDRDADSFQFHLFDYIYHQVLRKEHDWLARDLFRVHYRSQQDAVQKHAYDHRETCGMLLYTSHEVMLDGLISRPLQSGDVLSNANTVILMGKTRDGNRMGRALYIAKHRGSACEETILPYTISDRGIQLQ, encoded by the coding sequence ATGACAAAAATCGCACGACAATCCACGGGAATCGACCGGCTGGACGCCGCACTGGGAGGCGGGCTGATTCCCGGAACGCTGACGGTTGTCATGGGTGCCACCGGAATCGGAAAGACGCAGCTTGGCATCAGCTACGCTCACGCCGGAACCGCCCAGGAAGGCGAACCGGGGATTATTTTTGATCTGACAACGCGCGGCGATTCTCAGAACCAGCACGAATACGCGTTGAACATGCGGGACTGGAAACTTCGCCAGCGACAGCTTGTCGATCGCATTGATCCGGCCATTGTGTGGGACGCGGCGGACATACGTTCGGACTATCTGCACGTGTTCCACCGCGGCGGACGGCGAGTCACCATCGGCGACATGCAGCCGGAGGAATGGCAGGAATTCAAAGCCGACCTGATGAGGCGGCTCGATCAGACCATCGCGTTTTTCTACGGGAACTTCGTCCACGGCGTGCGGCGCTGTGTGATTGATGGTGTCGAACCGACCGACCGCGACGCGGACTCGTTTCAGTTCCACCTGTTCGACTACATCTATCACCAGGTGCTGCGCAAGGAACACGACTGGCTGGCTCGCGATCTGTTCCGCGTCCACTATCGTTCGCAGCAGGACGCCGTGCAGAAGCACGCGTATGATCATCGCGAAACCTGCGGAATGCTGCTTTACACCAGCCACGAAGTCATGCTGGACGGCCTGATTTCTCGACCGCTGCAGTCCGGCGACGTGCTGTCCAACGCCAACACCGTCATCCTGATGGGGAAGACTCGCGACGGAAACCGCATGGGCCGAGCTTTGTATATCGCCAAACATCGCGGCAGTGCCTGTGAAGAGACCATTCTGCCATACACGATTTCCGATCGCGGAATTCAGTTGCAATGA
- the hemE gene encoding uroporphyrinogen decarboxylase has protein sequence MTEPEESSALHNSRFMKAVRREPVDTTPVWIMRQAGRYLPEYMAVRNKVTFMELCKTPELACEVTVTARNVLGVDAAILFADLLPILQPMGIDLEYVRGEGPVIHNPLREPGCVDRLTVLDSVEPLDYVFQAVKMIRSALPHDIPLLGFAGAPFTLASYCIEGGGSKNYVYTKSLMYNDEGAWNVLMNRLVDSVSIYLKEQIRSGCQAVQVFDSWAGCLSPSDYRRYVLPYTKRLIGSVINDAPVINFLTGNPALLPLQKEAGGTVMGIDWRTELRDAWETVGHEFAIQGNMDPVAIYANLKMMKQKARDVLNSADGRPGHIFNLGHGVMPDMNPDHVKALVDFVHEAGAAR, from the coding sequence GTGACCGAGCCTGAAGAATCATCCGCCCTGCACAATAGTCGCTTCATGAAGGCTGTGCGCCGTGAACCGGTCGACACAACACCCGTCTGGATCATGCGGCAGGCGGGGCGATACCTGCCGGAATACATGGCGGTGCGCAATAAGGTGACGTTCATGGAGTTGTGCAAGACTCCGGAACTGGCCTGCGAAGTCACGGTGACCGCTCGCAATGTCCTGGGCGTCGACGCCGCGATTCTGTTCGCGGACCTGCTGCCGATTCTGCAGCCGATGGGAATCGATCTGGAATATGTCAGGGGTGAAGGTCCGGTCATCCATAATCCTCTGCGCGAACCCGGCTGCGTCGACCGGCTGACAGTCCTGGATTCCGTCGAGCCGCTGGATTATGTATTTCAGGCCGTGAAGATGATCCGATCTGCGCTGCCGCACGACATTCCACTGCTGGGATTTGCCGGAGCACCGTTTACTCTGGCTTCGTACTGCATCGAAGGCGGCGGTTCGAAGAATTACGTGTACACCAAGTCGCTGATGTATAACGATGAAGGGGCATGGAATGTGCTCATGAATCGGCTGGTGGATTCCGTGAGCATTTACCTGAAGGAGCAGATTCGAAGTGGATGTCAGGCGGTTCAGGTATTTGACAGTTGGGCCGGCTGCCTTTCTCCGTCGGACTATCGACGGTACGTGCTGCCGTATACAAAACGTCTGATCGGATCGGTCATCAATGATGCTCCGGTGATCAATTTTCTGACCGGCAATCCAGCGCTGCTGCCGCTGCAGAAGGAAGCCGGCGGAACAGTGATGGGAATCGACTGGCGGACGGAACTGCGTGACGCCTGGGAAACTGTCGGACATGAATTTGCCATTCAGGGCAACATGGATCCTGTGGCCATTTATGCGAATCTGAAGATGATGAAACAGAAGGCGCGAGATGTCCTGAATTCCGCAGATGGAAGACCGGGACATATTTTTAATCTCGGACACGGTGTGATGCCGGACATGAACCCGGACCACGTGAAGGCGCTGGTAGATTTCGTCCACGAAGCCGGGGCAGCACGGTGA